The Populus alba chromosome 6, ASM523922v2, whole genome shotgun sequence genomic interval GCTGCAAAAATCTATTCTGCCCCGGAGAATTTATCTGGTCAAGCTGCGTCTTAAAAAATGGCAGATCAAAGATGAAATGGCCAGAAACAGGTGTCAGTTCTTCGCTAGGTTTCAAGGCCTGAATTGTCTCGGATGAACTGCCAAGTCCATGAATTGGAACTTGAGCAGCTGGGGCTTGATCGTCACTTCTCAGACATTGTGTACTTGGACTATGTGTATTGCCAATATGTCGATTAAAACTTGACATGCCAGTGGTCTTTAGGGGCCATGAAGATGGTGATAAACTGTAAGTATCACTGAACCTGCTTTCCAAAGCATTTGACCTAACACCCTTGAAACCTGAATCCGACGGTTGTGATTTGTTATCTATCTTGCTTCTCTCCAGTTTATGCATTGCCGATCCATTATCCTTTTTACTTGAACCAGCAGCTAAAAGATTCAGGTCTCTGGCATCAGCGACAGGTGAATATGAACCCTGTTGAAAGCCTCTATTTTGATTTTGGTGAGGCTTTTCATTACTTGAGACACTGGCAACGTCCGTGTCATTACAAAAGGAAGCATCACCTCTAATGGAACCAAAGTTACTGTAACAATTACCATTTGGTGCCACTTTCTCTGAAGTTCCATGAATGCCAAAGTTGTTACCAGCAAAAGCAACACCTCCTTTATTGACATCAAACATGTCTATTCTGTCACCCCGGCTTACATTTTGGCATGCAGCTGTGATTGTAGCATCAAGAGTGGGTGGACACTGAGCAGAGGTTGATGCCGCAGAAGTTTGACAGTTTGGAGGCTGAAGCCAAAAGTTTGAACCTGGAGTTGGAAAATTGGCAGCGGCGGTCGGCCATCCATCTAACTTGCGTTTGGCAACCATTTGGGCAGTTGGTCCTACGTCTTTAACAAACAAGAATAAACTTTTATGATAGGCAATATCCTGCTGATTCACCTACACCATGAGAGAACATAGTGTCATCTCTCATGAAGTACCTACTAATTCATGATATCAGGAAGCATAGATAGAAAACAGAACTGTTCTCTTAGGTAGTCACTTACGTGCACTAGTGGCTTTGAATTActataaattgatgaaataattgGATAGCTCTCATCAAGAAAGGACATCCATGGTTTATATGTAGAGCGTCTATCTGtttcagaaaaaacaaatcttttaccATCTCCAGAACCTGTTGAAGAAGAGCTAATTAAAACATGTTACGAAATTTGCACAATTCAACTTCATGAAGAGAACGAAAATTTTCTGCATTTCTGTGTCCCTATTGTTGGAGCCTATGGCTCCATCCATTTGTGAACAATCCACATTGAAGAGCCTCACAGACCACAGGTTCATTATTCTTGAGAGTTTGAAACCTTCAAAATTGCACAATCTAAACAACCAATTGTGTAGTGGGAACAATCTAGCCTTTTCCCTTGCGGAGCAGATCCAACTATGATCTCATGTCAAGAGGATAAAATCGTTAACCTAGTGAATCCCTTTAATTTAGTGAATGCAAGTAAGTTATGTGTATGACAACCCACAAGGAAGCTCCTTCTGGACAAAAAGATAGTTTCTACCTTCAATGATATGAAttccatatattaaaaaatggacAAATCACATATGGAGAACTCCATAGACTATGTGGTTCTATAAACAGCATTTTCCAAAGCAATTTCTGAAATTTCTAGATTAACCTTTAACGTACTTTGTGCATGTTGGATCTGCCCTTCCCTAAAACAAGACCTtaagaaatttgattttgagGTGGTCAGAACAGAATTCACTTCTTACCATAAAGTACTTCGTCATCTCTTGCATCAGAATGCGTACTGATGCCCAAGCATGCAGAGTTCACTCGGATTGCTCTTTTTAGACTTGATGAACAACTTGTTAAACATGGGGTGGGTTTCGGGGATGCATGAACTGCAGTATTGGTATTGCTGGATTTTGAACTCCTCGCAACCTTAAGGGATGGGCTATAAGATGAACCCTTGACTTCATGCTGGGGCCTTCTACCACTTCGTCGTCTTGTCCCAGAGAATTCCAGTTCAAAATTATCAAGATCAGTTTTAAGAACATGGAAAACCTTCTTAGCTAATTCAGCTATGGCACGAGCCTGTAAAAACCAAGCTTTGATGTTCAGTTGGAAgtcaaaaaatcataatttatctACACAGAATTCTTTGAATATGATTGAGTTGTTTGACAGGTAGTAGATAATCATACCTGTCTGAAATAAATGGTGGAAGAGGAATTGAAGTGCATTGCATTTCCGGATATTAGAAACACATCATGCTGCataacagttaaaaaaattgtaatcaGAAAAGGGAAGAATAGAAGTTTCTTGTCTGGAAGCTACATGGTTCACACATCAACACTGTAAAACAAATGTACCTTCAAACCATAAATAGAGAACTAATGCTTGATAAAGGAGCAAACCTCAAATTGTTCAAGACTTTTATACATTCCTTCATGAAGTTTAGCCCTCATAGTGCCGAAATCCATAGGCTCTTGGATGATTTCATAATACTCCTCAACCTTATTAGCAGCGATTCCATAAATACAATGAACAAGAAAGGATAACATTCTTGATATGTAAGGAAACTTCTGATCATTACCAACCTCATTTGGGTCAACTGGCTCTGCAAATAATTCATGGGTATCTCTCCTAAGAGAtggaaaaataagaaacaaaagtcAGAACAAGTAAGGAAACTGTTTTCAACCTGCAATGGACACCCCTCAGTAAGAACTTCAACAGCTGTCATTGTACCAATTGCAAAAGACACAAGGAAACTATAATTGCGAATTACTGATGATGTTAAGTACTTCATGCATACAAGAATTCCTCAGTAACTTAAATGATATAAATACTTCAGAAAAATATCCACCTCTGTAATATGTCAACGATATGCTCAAGTATGCGTTTTTCTGGCACCCATGATGTACATGAAAAACTAGATGGTTGATCTGATCCAGGAGAACAACTAGAGTCACAAACAGAGAAACTTGGAAATCTgattacaaatttaattaaaaaaagaagaaggaaggtaACCTGGAGAATGAGCTTGTCCTTTCTGTTTTGGGCCATCTATTTTCTGCAAAATGGCTTCATCTGGTCCAATAAGGAATGTGAAATACGATGTCAGTGTCACTGAAATCTGCAGTTTGCAATTACATTTTAACGAAGCAGAAAGGCTTACCACTATTGATTGGATGATCTTTATGACTTAGTTCTCTTTCATCTGATTCATCACTTGACTTGGGCTCCTGAAACCAAACTCAGGGAACAATGAAGACTTTCTATCAATCTATACAACCTCTTGAGCCACGAGGAGAGACCAAGAGGCAACAGCAAGCTCAAGCacataataaaaatcacaaattgcTGGTTAGTTACTACCAATCTATAGGAACAGGTTCTGCATGTCATGGTAAAGTGGAAGGCTTTTTCAATTTGGACACAATGTAACCATCTCCCTTTGGAGGTTTGGACAAAGAAGAATGAAAGGAatagaagagagaagagagaaaaaatcctGGAGGAGCCCCACTGccttaaaaattacaatgaaaGCAGTCAAGATAGCGGTGATCATGTAAACCCATATGCTGCACTTGAGCTGAAATGTTGGGTGGGGTCAATCAACTGCTATTTCCAACTGCACAACACAAATTCTTCTCATGAATTTATGTAATAGTCATCCACTTTCACCCATATTAGGAGCCCTCTTTAAAACCCACCCAACAGCTTAGAAGTTAGATCCCAAATAAAAGAACAATTGGGCTGAACAACTCTAATTATAGTGAGCAGGAAACCAGCAAAAATACTCATCACTGATTATTATttccataaaacaaagaatttgATGAAGCTGATTGTTATTACCCCACCATTCCAACAAccttgaataaataaataaacaaataaaagtgaaaaaggaATGGAGACAGGCAGAGAAGTAAAACCTGTTGAGCATTGGGAGTAGAAGCCACATCCTGAAGTGGTTTAagcttcctccttttcttttcccttgtcCTACAGGCTGGACCCTCAGGTTGGTTCTCCTTTTGCTGCTCCAACTCCTTGTCTTGTACCTTAGCAACAGTACTGGTACTAGTGCTTGTAATGCTCCTACTAAGCCTAGTTTTTTTAGCAACAGTGGTCCTACTCAGTGGCTGAGCCTTCCAAACATCCAAAGCAGATATCCTAGGACTCCTCCTGTGTCCCTCTCTAAACATTCTCCTACTCTTCATTTTTGTACTTTTCTAGCCAACAAcaccaaaaaagaaacaaacccACAATGCCAATTTTGTACCTTTGTGTTTACTCATTTCAAAGAGGACACCTTTACagtaaaataatcataaaaacccACCTCAAGTTTGACAAGAACAACAACCCAGGTTTCTTTTCTGTCTAACAACGTGAAAAAGCAAGTGCAAAATGCCAATGGAGCTTGGTTGAGGTGTGGTTGTTTGAGCTTTACAGAAGGAAAAGCAGCCGGAGAAACAGTGAGAAACGAGAATGGTAAAGGGGGTACATTGAAGAGGTACAGCTAGGAAACAATggggtttagtttttttccattttagtgAGAGAGATGCAGTATTTTCAAGCAAGGAAAAGGCATAAAAACCCTATAGTTGATTGCTGTTTTTTGCTGATTGTTTTAAATGAAATCTTGGTGTGTGCAAGCAAAAGTCGCATTTGGCAGGTGAATATAGGATAATCTTACCATCAAAGAGTAATGACAGGATAAATatgttgtaataataataataataataataataataaagaagaagaagaagaagaaatgaaggcTTTTCGAAAGCTTCTGCTTTGCAATGACCAGAGTGAGACAGAGAGAGTGCGTGTGGGGTTACCCAGAAGGGCCAGAACACAACCAGACAAGAAACGAATCAGCTAATAAAAGCGACTGTACTATTGTTTTTCTCATCTTGTCtcgattttatttatttattactgttttaaaagtaataattttaaaatgtatttttaaaaatatattaaatcatatttttttttattttttaaaatttatttttaatattatcactttaaaaaaattcaaaacactaaaaaaaattaattttaaaaaagaaaacaattcaaattttaataaaaatcaagttcaatcTTAATTCCAAGATCTGTTGGGTCTTTCAAGTTTGATTTGatggttttgagtttttgttgctagcttaaattaaaataaaatttaattactaattattcataGGGTATTATTGTCGACGCAACTTCTCCTCCACTTTTGGGCAACACCTGTGGCCGGAGAGGCTTCGGCTTGGCTccaaagatttttcttttccttcttctctttaCTTCTTAATTTTTGCACCCGCCTTGTAACTTTTTAAATcgccctttaatttatttttttatatatatttggttcatattttttattattatttattttattttaaataatttataaaattaaagatttttttcaatttcatttccctttaattttttcaaatgtcaaatttagtcctcattatttttattgcaattttttttttcatttaggatgatttttaaaattgaatttttgtttttttgatttcatcctcgttcatttttttttataccgaatttgatccttattcttttgattattttatttttgcttcggtaaatttttaaaattgattttttttttatttcaaacttcaacattaaatttattggaaATTGAGCTCAGGTCAGGATTTCACTAAATGTGAGTTTTTGAAGATTAATCCAAATTTAGAATATTCATTtgggtttgcttttttttttttccttccttttttttaagttcatatttctttttcagttttatccCTCAGTATTTATTTGCTTAGAGATtggattctatttttttttttaactgctttctataggatttttcactaattttaataatgaattgGCCTATCtcgagttttttaatttgtcttttttgttaaatttagctttttaaaaaattaaaatttatttttaaattagattaaattaattgattaaatataaacatgagATGTTAACTTCAcaatagtttatttaatttgcttttgatGAGGTGTGCAACCTTTTTCGGTGTCACAATGGTGTCtttcataataatataagaaaTGTCTTGATGCGCTATTTTTAGCAATAGGATAATATTCACAATGAAATAATGATAGGTCTccgatgagattttttttcatttcttcttgaGTATGATATTGATGTCTTATCTTTTATGGTTACTTAttgccaagtttttttttgttaattttatttactattaatatcttttttaaatcatatttttaaattaattgagctTGTTGAACCTAATCAAGTGAGTAACTCAGGGTCTCAAATGTTCCTTCCTTCTTTTAAGAACATGTTAGCATCATCTAAGAATATTAAGAGAAGTTTTCTGGTGTTAAACGTAAACATCAACACTTACTCAATAGTGGAAAATGAACATATAGAGgtgaaagaaataataataataatttagtatgtgaaaatattatttttttctgtgtgAAGtgatgtaattttcttttttatatatatatatatatatttatctctcaTATTCGGTAAGTATTGATAGTTAAaagtttaatgttttatttttctcaaataataGAGCCAAGGAggaaatattttacataaattagATCATCGGTAAGTCTTGAAGGACACTTGTTGGCAGGAGTGAGCCGTGTGTAAGCTTCCCGGGGTGCACAATCTTCAACAACCGTGGCATCTAAAGCATGCCGTAGTGGTCGATGAGCACATTCAGCGTTGATCACCGTGCCATTCATGTCTGCCATAATCACTCCACGGGCTCCTCCTCAAGAAACAGGATCAGAAGCCCCCGTCAAGGTCTATCCTTAAGATTCCCGGTGGGGGAGGTTGTCATATCATCGGCAGCAATATTGGAGGTGTACCTGTATCCTGATTTGATGAGAGCTAGAAGGAGGAGGCTGCAACTTTCAAATTCATGCTGCTGATCAAAAAGCTCTTTTGAAATAATCTGACAGGAAGACCAATCAGTAGGATTAAAGACAGAGTCTTCCCGAGCTTTTCATAACCTATCAATTCATACTGCGTTCGATTTTGACATTAATAGTTGTCTTTTCTTGGTTGATTTTATACTCAATTCTAAACCAATCTTAATTTCGTTTTGTTTATAAGATTGGTGTAAACTAGTATTcctttgttgaaaaataatttttttaaataaatttttaaaaaatattttttaatatttaatagtataataaaaaataagttggaaaatactttccagtatttggttataTCATGTAAAATcagttgaaaaataacttattaatattttatttttttcaagtttattaaaataatgagaaacaaatcttacaaattaaaaagttaaatgagaatgaaattgaaaaaaaatataatttcataaattatctcaaatcaaataaataataatcaaaataatagagattaaatttaaaaaattttaaaaaaataaaagatgaaaaaattaaaataataataatcaacatttcataaattatttcaaataaaataagtaacaatcaaaagaacgaggatcaaatttgatagatacaaaatttcaataaaaaaatgataaggaaaaagcaaatagtaattataaaaataaagaccaaagttaatataaaaataaaattttaggagatgaaattgaaacataaatattcaaaacaaaatatatatagcaattaaaagcttgaggatcaaatttgatataatcagcaaataatgacatttctgaatttttcacaacttccggaaattgttttctgccaaaatttttcagaaaaacactttcctgaaaaccaagccaaattttactagaaagtgttttccgttaactaacttttctaatggcaagcaaacacaagaaagtttagaaagtgatttcccggaaatcattttccaaaaaacaaacatagctaAAGGAAAACACTAGcctaaaaaccaagccaaatttttatttgattgaaatattttccgttgaccggaaagtgttttctggttgactagaaaatatttttcattgaccggaaagtgttttctgttgacgaactttcctaatgaaaaacaaaaatatgaaagtttggaaaatggtttcccggaaactacttttcgggaaacaaacatggccggagtggttttttttttttggcttttattaaataaataaataattaaattgaatttttatatataaaaaattgaaatcgaaccaaaaccagttcaaacaaATTGGtttcatttggttttttagaacaaaaaccagttcaaactagtttgacttaattttttcagtttagcTTAgttttgactttattttttttcagtttggctcGATTCTTTCAGtttagctcggtttttttccggtttggctcgatttcttttctgttttttttttcagtttgggtttggttttttcggttttagatttataaaaccgaaaccaaacaagtcagttttttcaaaattttaatcagttttttttatgattcagttttttcaattattgttttatgattttctcggtttaatcggttttttggtttttttgcttatttCTAGTGTCAATTTACCCCCCTTTTTTTACAACATCAAaatatctatttgtttttatatttaaaaagattttttttaatttttaattttaaattaatatatttttagtgtttttaggttattttaatgtgctgttgttaaaaataatttttaaaaataaaaaaaatattattttaatatatttcttaacaaaaaatatcttaaaaaaaaataatcgttaCCACATTTATAAATACCTTATGCATATATGTGTAAAATAAATAACCTCATAAACAGATAGTAAACTTAGAAATGTCCTCAGAAGAGGCTACAATTCATAGCCCCTGAAGAAGACAAAGTTCTTGTGATTTTTAGTCTCCcggttaaaataaatttatatgatttcttTCATCTCTTGAAGAAGACAAATATACGTTATATTATCTTAAGTCTCTCAAATATGGCTTTATTCATGAAGAATATATATCTTGAAAaatcgtgtttttttaaattataattttttttgttaattttttttttattttttcagattatttttgatgtgctatttaaaacaaataaaaaataaaaaaaatattattttaatatatttataaacaaaaaataatttaaactatgatCCCTATCACAATTCTAAACATgctcaaaattttaataatgatgatacttagataaagaaaatatttgctCATGTTATTCAAACATGTAATCTTCACCtaacttttaattcttattgtttttaaattaaaattttctcagttatcttaaatcttattattacataatgtttttatgatataatttttatttttatttttgccatCTGACACATTACTATAATTGACAACTATTGAAAAACATTATCATCAACTAGCTCGATAATGTTAAATTCTCACAAAGCTTGAGTTTGTTGCTGTGATATATCTAGCAGAAATAGTTTTCCGCATAGTTTTAAGATCCGGTCCGGTCCAGGGttcgggtttcgggttttgACGAGGTCTactaggttattttttaaaatcaaaatgaagtttttttagtaaaataataaaataaaataaaagtcaacggatTTGCAACCGGGTCATGCGGGTCAcgctgagtttttttttcttttattttttcttcaaccctaTCCAATTTCAACTCCAAGTTGGCCGGATCCTGGATTAACCTGTCGGGCTAAACcaagtttcaaaattataattttctgttgatttttaatGCTGAAATAAATCTAAATTCATCTAGATgctatgaattttaaaagaaagcATCGTGCTAAACTAATGATGTCACCATCTTTATCacggattaaaaattaaataccttGCAACTAAGAATTTT includes:
- the LOC118048248 gene encoding uncharacterized protein isoform X2 translates to MKSRRMFREGHRRSPRISALDVWKAQPLSRTTVAKKTRLSRSITSTSTSTVAKVQDKELEQQKENQPEGPACRTREKKRRKLKPLQDVASTPNAQQEPKSSDESDERELSHKDHPINSDEAILQKIDGPKQKGQAHSPDQPSSFSCTSWVPEKRILEHIVDILQRRDTHELFAEPVDPNEVEEYYEIIQEPMDFGTMRAKLHEGMYKSLEQFEHDVFLISGNAMHFNSSSTIYFRQARAIAELAKKVFHVLKTDLDNFELEFSGTRRRSGRRPQHEVKGSSYSPSLKVARSSKSSNTNTAVHASPKPTPCLTSCSSSLKRAIRVNSACLGISTHSDARDDEVLYDRRSTYKPWMSFLDESYPIISSIYSNSKPLVHVNQQDIAYHKSLFLFVKDVGPTAQMVAKRKLDGWPTAAANFPTPGSNFWLQPPNCQTSAASTSAQCPPTLDATITAACQNVSRGDRIDMFDVNKGGVAFAGNNFGIHGTSEKVAPNGNCYSNFGSIRGDASFCNDTDVASVSSNEKPHQNQNRGFQQGSYSPVADARDLNLLAAGSSKKDNGSAMHKLERSKIDNKSQPSDSGFKGVRSNALESRFSDTYSLSPSSWPLKTTGMSSFNRHIGNTHSPSTQCLRSDDQAPAAQVPIHGLGSSSETIQALKPSEELTPVSGHFIFDLPFFKTQLDQINSPGQNRFLQHGSGMQGSFPNGIGETYNDNRPHSSLNTQHANLALQL
- the LOC118048248 gene encoding uncharacterized protein isoform X1, whose product is MKSRRMFREGHRRSPRISALDVWKAQPLSRTTVAKKTRLSRSITSTSTSTVAKVQDKELEQQKENQPEGPACRTREKKRRKLKPLQDVASTPNAQQEPKSSDESDERELSHKDHPINSDEAILQKIDGPKQKGQAHSPDQPSSFSCTSWVPEKRILEHIVDILQRRDTHELFAEPVDPNEVEEYYEIIQEPMDFGTMRAKLHEGMYKSLEQFEHDVFLISGNAMHFNSSSTIYFRQARAIAELAKKVFHVLKTDLDNFELEFSGTRRRSGRRPQHEVKGSSYSPSLKVARSSKSSNTNTAVHASPKPTPCLTSCSSSLKRAIRVNSACLGISTHSDARDDEVLYGSGDGKRFVFSETDRRSTYKPWMSFLDESYPIISSIYSNSKPLVHVNQQDIAYHKSLFLFVKDVGPTAQMVAKRKLDGWPTAAANFPTPGSNFWLQPPNCQTSAASTSAQCPPTLDATITAACQNVSRGDRIDMFDVNKGGVAFAGNNFGIHGTSEKVAPNGNCYSNFGSIRGDASFCNDTDVASVSSNEKPHQNQNRGFQQGSYSPVADARDLNLLAAGSSKKDNGSAMHKLERSKIDNKSQPSDSGFKGVRSNALESRFSDTYSLSPSSWPLKTTGMSSFNRHIGNTHSPSTQCLRSDDQAPAAQVPIHGLGSSSETIQALKPSEELTPVSGHFIFDLPFFKTQLDQINSPGQNRFLQHGSGMQGSFPNGIGETYNDNRPHSSLNTQHANLALQL